From one Eucalyptus grandis isolate ANBG69807.140 chromosome 9, ASM1654582v1, whole genome shotgun sequence genomic stretch:
- the LOC104419042 gene encoding metallothionein-like protein 4B, whose amino-acid sequence MSDLTGTRAGAGACNDRCGCPFPCPGGTSCRCATTGAEAGGGMDHKKCSCGDHCGCNPCSCGSAATVGTGRANCRCGPGCTCVTCAT is encoded by the exons ATGTCCGACCTGACCGGAACTCGGGCCGGCGCCGGCGCCTGTAACGACAGGTGCGGCTGCCCTTTCCCTTGCCCCGGCGGCACCTCATGCAG GTGCGCCACCACGGGCGCGGAAGCCGGAGGAGGAATGGACCACAAGAAGTGCTCGTGCGGGGACCACTGCGGGTGCAACCCCTGCAGCTGCGGGTCGGCGGCCACCGTCGGGACGGGGCGGGCCAACTGCCGGTGCGGACCCGGCTGCACGTGCGTCACCTGCGCCACTTGA
- the LOC104419041 gene encoding transport and Golgi organization 2 homolog isoform X1 has protein sequence MCIAVFLWRAHPLYPFFLLHNRDEYRSRPTEPVAWWDNGEILGGRDGLAGGTWLACSRSGKIAFVTNVTEVGNVPEPKSRGELPIRFLESKKNRMEFAEEVVMEAHQYNGFNLILVDLSCKSMIYVTNRPKDDQALVSEVPPGIHVLATASLDTPWPKAVRLRTNFEKFLEKHGGGELPAKEMADTLMTDATKADKTTLPGIYSIEFEYPLSSIFVEVNTEQGPYSTRSMSAVSAKTSGEVAFYEKYLEEESWIEHTESYMVEHTGNG, from the exons ATGTGCATCGCCGTGTTCCTCTGGCGGGCTCACCCCCTCTACCCATTCTTCCTCCTGCACAACCGAGACGAATACCGCAGTCG ACCGACGGAGCCAGTGGCGTGGTGGGACAATGGCGAAATCCTCGGGGGTAGAGATGGTCTGGCCGGTGGGACGTGGCTGGCTTGTTCGAGGAGCGGCAAGATCGCGTTCGTCACCAACGTCACAGAAGTCGGCAACGTCCCCGAGCCCAAGAGCAGAGGAGAGTTGCCGATTCGTTTCTTGGAG AGCAAGAAGAATCGCATGGAGTTCGCAGAAGAGGTTGTGATGGAGGCACATCAATATAATGGATTTAACCTGATATTAGTGGATCTATCTTGCAAATCCATGATCTATGTGACCAATAGACCAAAAGATGACCAGGCTCTTGTCTCAGAGGTTCCTCCCGGGATCCATGTGCTAGCAACTGCAAGTCTAGACACACCTTGGCCTAAG GCCGTTCGATTGAGGACTAATTTCGAAAAGTTTCTGGAGAAACATGGGGGTGGCGAACTTCCGGCGAAAGAAATGGCCGACACACTAATGACAGACGCGACTAAGGCCGATAAAACAACGCTTCCCGGGATTTATTCTATAGAATTTGAGTATCCGCTCAGTTCAATCTTTGTTGAGGTAAACACCGAGCAG GGACCTTATAGCACGAGAAGCATGTCCGCAGTATCGGCGAAGACGAGCGGGGAAGTCGCCTTTTACGAGAAGTACCTCGAGGAGGAGAGTTGGATAGAGCACACGGAGAGTTACATGGTGGAGCACACGGGTAACGGCTGA
- the LOC104419044 gene encoding probable anion transporter 5 → MKRIKFPKRYLIVFLTFISTCVCYIERVGFSIAYTVAADAAGVNQSSKGTILSTFYYGYACSQVPGGWAAQKIGGRRILLLSFVLWSLTCAFVPLDPNRVVTLVVARLLVGVAQGFIFPSIHTVLAEWVPPHERSRSVSLTTSGMYLGAAAGMLLLPSLVKFRGPQSVFVAEAALGAMWSLLWIKYASDPPRPEHPKATAASFGESLLPMKRSQKVKVENGGSSVKTAGIPWKSIIFCLPVWAIVANNFTFHYALYVLMNWLPTYFEQGLQLSLHDMGSSKMLPYLNMFIFSNIGGVMADHLITRKILSVTATRKFLNTIGFLVASFALVALPLFRTAGGAVFCSSVALGFLALGRAGFAVNHMDIAPKYAGIVMGVSNTAGTLAGIIGVDLTGQLLEAAKTNYSDLSTPESWKQVFLIPGLLCTFSSIVFLLFSTGEKIFD, encoded by the coding sequence ATGAAGAGGATAAAATTTCCCAAGCGATACTTGATCGTCTTTTTGACATTTATATCTACATGCGTCTGCTATATAGAACGTGTAGGATTCTCAATTGCCTATACCGTTGCAGCCGATGCAGCTGGAGTAAACCAATCTAGTAAAGGCACAATACTTTCTACCTTTTATTATGGTTATGCCTGTTCACAGGTGCCCGGAGGATGGGCTGCTCAGAAAATAGGGGGAAGACGCAttctcctcctctcctttgtGTTATGGTCACTAACTTGTGCATTTGTTCCACTGGACCCGAACAGAGTGGTAACATTAGTTGTTGCCCGCTTGCTTGTTGGTGTGGCACAAGGTTTCATCTTCCCCTCTATCCATACTGTCCTAGCTGAGTGGGTCCCCCCTCACGAAAGGTCTAGATCTGTTTCTCTTACAACTTCGGGGATGTATCTTGGTGCGGCTGCAGGAATGCTTCTTCTTCCAAGCTTGGTGAAATTCAGGGGTCCACAGTCAGTGTTTGTCGCTGAAGCAGCGTTAGGTGCCATGTGGTCTCTACTTTGGATAAAATATGCCAGCGATCCCCCCAGGCCTGAACATCCAAAAGCCACAGCTGCTAGTTTTGGGGAGTCTTTGTTGCCAAtgaaaagaagccaaaaggTAAAAGTGGAGAATGGAGGAAGTTCTGTCAAAACTGCCGGTATCCCATGGAAGAGTATCATATTTTGCTTACCGGTTTGGGCCATTGTGGCAAACAACTTCACATTCCACTATGCTTTGTATGTATTGATGAATTGGTTGCCAACATACTTCGAACAAGGTCTCCAACTTAGCCTCCATGACATGGGTTCATCGAAGATGTTGCCCTATCTCAACATGTTCATATTCTCGAATATTGGTGGGGTCATGGCTGACCACCTGATTACCCGCAAAATTCTGTCTGTGACTGCAACCAGGAAATTCCTGAACACCATAGGGTTCTTAGTTGCTTCTTTCGCATTAGTGGCACTTCCCTTATTCAGAACTGCTGGTGGAGCTGTCTTTTGTTCATCTGTGGCTCTTGGGTTCTTGGCCCTTGGCAGAGCAGGGTTCGCAGTGAACCACATGGATATTGCTCCCAAATATGCAGGAATTGTTATGGGAGTTTCCAATACTGCTGGTACATTAGCAGGCATAATTGGGGTCGATCTTACCGGCCAGCTTCTTGAAGCCGCTAAAACCAATTATTCTGATCTTTCAACCCCTGAAAGTTGGAAACAAGTTTTCTTGATACCTGGTCTTCTTTGTACTTTCAGTTCaatagtgtttttgctattctCAACTGGGGAGAAGATTTTTGACTGA
- the LOC104419037 gene encoding transport and Golgi organization protein 2 homolog, which produces MCIALFLWQAHPLYPFFLLHNRDEYHSRPTEPVAWWDNGEILGGRDGLAGGAWLACSRDGKIAFVTNVREVAKGPRLKSRGDLPVRFLESKMNPTEFAEEIVREAHQYSGFNLILVDLSSKSMIYVTNRPKDDKVLISEVPPGIHMLSNASLDTPWPKAVLLRSNFEKFVEKYGTGELPAEDLANKLMTDTTKADKATLPGIYSVEFEYSLSSIFVETKTKEGCYGTRSISAVSVKTSGEVAFYEKYLEGESWKEHTVSYMMERMGTI; this is translated from the exons ATGTGCATCGCCCTGTTCCTATGGCAGGCTCACCCTCTTTACCCATTCTTCCTCCTGCACAACCGAGACGAATACCACAGTCG ACCGACGGAGCCAGTGGCGTGGTGGGACAATGGCGAAATCCTCGGAGGGAGAGATGGTCTGGCCGGTGGGGCGTGGCTGGCTTGTTCGAGGGACGGCAAGATTGCTTTCGTCACCAACGTCAGAGAAGTCGCCAAAGGCCCTCGCCTCAAGAGCAGAGGAGACTTGCCTGTTCGTTTCTTGGAG AGCAAGATGAATCCCACTGAGTTTGCAGAAGAGATTGTGAGGGAGGCACATCAGTATAGCGGATTTAACCTGATACTAGTGGATCTATCTTCCAAATCCATGATCTATGTGACCAATAGACCAAAAGATGACAAGGTTCTCATTTCAGAGGTTCCTCCTGGGATCCACATGCTATCAAATGCAAGTCTAGACACACCTTGGCCTAAG GCTGTTCTATTGAGGagcaattttgaaaagtttgtgGAAAAATACGGCACTGGTGAACTACCAGCGGAAGATTTGGCCAATAAACTGATGACAGACACAACTAAGGCCGATAAAGCAACGCTTCCCGGCATTTATTCCGTAGAATTTGAGTATTCACTCAGTTCAATTTTTGTTGAGACAAAAACCAAGGAG GGATGTTATGGCACAAGGAGCATATCTGCTGTATCAGTGAAGACAAGCGGGGAGGTTGCCTTTTACGAAAAATACCTTGAGGGGGAAAGTTGGAAGGAGCACACGGTGAGTTATATGATGGAGCGGATGGGTACCATCTGA
- the LOC104419038 gene encoding LOW QUALITY PROTEIN: transport and Golgi organization protein 2 homolog (The sequence of the model RefSeq protein was modified relative to this genomic sequence to represent the inferred CDS: inserted 1 base in 1 codon) produces the protein MCIAVFLWQAHPLYPFFLLHNRDEHRSRPTEPVAWWDNGEILGGRDGLAGGTWLACSRNGKIAFVTNVREVGNVAEPKSRGELPVRFLESKKNPADFAKEVVMEAHRYNGFNLILVDLSSKSMIYVTNRSKDGDVLVSEVPPGIHVLSTASLDTPWPKAVRLRSNFEKFLEKHGGSELPAEEMANKLMTDTTKADKTKLSGIXSVDFEHSLSSIFVEANTEQGRYGTRSISAISVQISGEVAFYEKYLKEESWIEHTASYMVEQTGTG, from the exons ATGTGCATCGCCGTGTTCCTCTGGCAGGCTCACCCCCTCTACCCATTCTTCCTCCTGCACAACCGAGACGAACACCGCAGTCG ACCGACGGAGCCAGTGGCGTGGTGGGACAATGGCGAAATACTCGGGGGTAGAGATGGTCTTGCCGGTGGGACGTGGCTGGCTTGTTCGAGGAACGGCAAGATCGCGTTCGTCACCAACGTCAGAGAAGTCGGCAACGTCGCCGAGCCCAAGAGCAGAGGGGAGTTGCCGGTTCGTTTCTTGGAG AGCAAGAAGAATCCCGCTGACTTCGCAAAAGAGGTTGTGATGGAGGCACATCGATATAATGGATTTAACCTGATCCTAGTGGATCTATCTTCCAAATCCATGATCTATGTGACCAATAGATCAAAAGATGGTGATGTTCTTGTCTCAGAGGTTCCTCCCGGGATCCATGTGCTATCAACTGCAAGTCTAGACACACCTTGGCCTAAG GCTGTTCGATTGAGGAGTAATTTCGAAAAGTTTTTGGAGAAACATGGTGGTAGTGAACTTCCAGCTGAAGAGATGGCGAACAAACTGATGACGGACACGACAAAGGCCGATAAAACAAAGCTTTCCGGCA TTTCTGTAGATTTTGAGCATTCACTCAGTTCAATCTTTGTTGAGGCAAACACCGAGCAG GGACGTTATGGCACAAGAAGCATATCTGCAATATCTGTGCAGATAAGCGGGGAAGTTGCCTTTTACGAGAAGTACCTCAAGGAGGAGAGTTGGATAGAGCACACGGCAAGTTACATGGTGGAGCAGACGGGTACCGGCTGA
- the LOC104419039 gene encoding transport and Golgi organization 2 homolog, translated as MCIAVFLWQAHPLYPFFLLHNRDEYHSRPTEPVAWWDNGEILGGRDGLADGTWQACSRDGKIAFVTNVMEVGRVPEPKSRGSLPVRFLESKKNPMEFAEEVVMEAHQYNGFNLILVDLSCKSMIYVTNRPKDGDVLVSEVPPGIHVLATASLDTPLPKAVRLRTNFKKFLEKHGGGELPAEEMANKLMTDTTKADKTMLPGIYSVEFEYSLSSIFVEANTERGRYGTRSTSAVSVKTSGEVVFYEKYLREESWTEHTASYKMEQRGTG; from the exons ATGTGCATCGCCGTGTTCCTCTGGCAAGCTCACCCCCTCTACCCATTCTTCCTCCTGCACAACCGAGACGAATACCACAGCCG ACCGACGGAGCCAGTGGCGTGGTGGGACAACGGCGAAATCCTCGGGGGTAGAGATGGTCTGGCCGATGGGACATGGCAGGCTTGTTCGAGGGACGGCAAGATCGCGTTCGTCACTAACGTCATGGAAGTCGGCCGCGTCCCCGAGCCCAAGAGCAGGGGAAGCTTGCCTGTTCGTTTCTTGGAG AGCAAGAAGAATCCCATGGAGTTTGCAGAAGAGGTTGTCATGGAGGCACATCAATATAACGGATTTAACCTGATATTGGTGGATCTATCTTGCAAATCCATGATCTATGTGACCAATAGACCAAAAGATGGTGATGTTCTTGTCTCAGAGGTTCCTCCCGGGATCCATGTGCTAGCAACTGCAAGTCTAGACACACCTTTGCCTAAG GCTGTTCGATTGAGGActaatttcaaaaagtttttggaGAAACATGGGGGTGGTGAACTTCCAGCGGAAGAAATGGCCAACAAACTGATGACGGACACGACAAAGGCCGATAAAACAATGCTTCCCGGCATTTATTCCGTAGAATTTGAGTATTCGCTCAGTTCAATCTTTGTTGAGGCCAACACCGAGCGG GGACGTTATGGCACGAGAAGCACATCTGCAGTATCGGTGAAGACGAGCGGGGAAGTCGTCTTTTACGAGAAGTACCTCAGGGAGGAAAGTTGGACGGAGCACACAGCGAGTTACAAGATGGAGCAGAGGGGTACCGGCTGA
- the LOC104419041 gene encoding transport and Golgi organization 2 homolog isoform X2: MCIAVFLWRAHPLYPFFLLHNRDEYRSRPTEPVAWWDNGEILGGRDGLAGGTWLACSRSGKIAFVTNVTEVGNVPEPKSRGELPIRFLESKKNRMEFAEEVVMEAHQYNGFNLILVDLSCKSMIYVTNRPKDDQALVSEVPPGIHVLATASLDTPWPKAVRLRTNFEKFLEKHGGGELPAKEMADTLMTDATKADKTTLPGIYSIEFEYPLSSIFVEVNTEQHEKHVRSIGEDERGSRLLREVPRGGELDRAHGELHGGAHG, translated from the exons ATGTGCATCGCCGTGTTCCTCTGGCGGGCTCACCCCCTCTACCCATTCTTCCTCCTGCACAACCGAGACGAATACCGCAGTCG ACCGACGGAGCCAGTGGCGTGGTGGGACAATGGCGAAATCCTCGGGGGTAGAGATGGTCTGGCCGGTGGGACGTGGCTGGCTTGTTCGAGGAGCGGCAAGATCGCGTTCGTCACCAACGTCACAGAAGTCGGCAACGTCCCCGAGCCCAAGAGCAGAGGAGAGTTGCCGATTCGTTTCTTGGAG AGCAAGAAGAATCGCATGGAGTTCGCAGAAGAGGTTGTGATGGAGGCACATCAATATAATGGATTTAACCTGATATTAGTGGATCTATCTTGCAAATCCATGATCTATGTGACCAATAGACCAAAAGATGACCAGGCTCTTGTCTCAGAGGTTCCTCCCGGGATCCATGTGCTAGCAACTGCAAGTCTAGACACACCTTGGCCTAAG GCCGTTCGATTGAGGACTAATTTCGAAAAGTTTCTGGAGAAACATGGGGGTGGCGAACTTCCGGCGAAAGAAATGGCCGACACACTAATGACAGACGCGACTAAGGCCGATAAAACAACGCTTCCCGGGATTTATTCTATAGAATTTGAGTATCCGCTCAGTTCAATCTTTGTTGAGGTAAACACCGAGCAG CACGAGAAGCATGTCCGCAGTATCGGCGAAGACGAGCGGGGAAGTCGCCTTTTACGAGAAGTACCTCGAGGAGGAGAGTTGGATAGAGCACACGGAGAGTTACATGGTGGAGCACACGGGTAA